The following is a genomic window from Staphylococcus saccharolyticus.
TTTGCTTGACCTCGCGGTTTCGCTGCCCTTTGTATTGTCCATTGTAGCACGTGTGTAGCCCAAATCATAAGGGGCATGATGATTTGACGTCATCCCCACCTTCCTCCGGTTTGTCACCGGCAGTCAACTTAGAGTGCCCAACTTAATGATGGCAACTAAGCTTAAGGGTTGCGCTCGTTGCGGGACTTAACCCAACATCTCACGACACGAGCTGACGACAACCATGCACCACCTGTCACTCTGTCCCCCGAAGGGGAAAACTCTATCTCTAGAGGGGTCAGAGGATGTCAAGATTTGGTAAGGTTCTTCGCGTTGCTTCGAATTAAACCACATGCTCCACCGCTTGTGCGGGTCCCCGTCAATTCCTTTGAGTTTCAACCTTGCGGTCGTACTCCCCAGGCGGAGTGCTTAATGCGTTAGCTGCAGCACTAAGGGGCGGAAACCCCCTAACACTTAGCACTCATCGTTTACGGCGTGGACTACCAGGGTATCTAATCCTGTTTGATCCCCACGCTTTCGCACATCAGCGTCAGTTACAGACCAGAAAGTCGCCTTCGCCACTGGTGTTCCTCCATATCTCTGCGCATTTCACCGCTACACATGGAATTCCACTTTCCTCTTCTGCACTCAAGTTTTCCAGTTTCCAATGACCCTCCACGGTTGAGCCGTGGGCTTTCACATCAGACTTAAAAAACCGCCTACGCGCGCTTTACGCCCAATAATTCCGGATAACGCTTGCCACCTACGTATTACCGCGGCTGCTGGCACGTAGTTAGCCGTGGCTTTCTGATTAGGTGCCGTCAAGACGTGCATAGTTACTTACACATTTGTTCTTCCCTAATAACAGAGTTTTACGATCCGAAGACCTTCATCACTCACGCGGCGTTGCTCCGTCAGGCTTTCGCCCATTGCGGAAGATTCCCTACTGCTGCCTCCCGTAGGAGTCTGGACCGTGTCTCAGTTCCAGTGTGGCCGATCACCCTCTCAGGTCGGCTACGCATCGTTGCCTTGGTAAGCCGTTACCTTACCAACTAGCTAATGCGGCGCGGATCCATCTATAAGTGACAGCAAGACCGTCTTTCACTGTTGAACCATGCGGTTCAACATGTTATCTGGTATTAGCTCCGGTTTCCCGAAGTTATCCCAGTCTTATAGGTAGGTTATCCACGTGTTACTCACCCGTCCGCCGCTAACGTCAGAGGAGCAAGCTCCTCGTCTGTTCGCTCGACTTGCATGTATTAGGCACGCCGCCAGCGTTCATCCTGAGCCAGGATCAAACTCTCCATAAAAAATTATGATGTTTGATTAGCTCATAAATACTAATAGTTTATAACGTTTCGTTACTATTTATTGGAATTAACGTTGACATATTGTCATTCAGTTTTCAATGTTCATTTCGTTACCGACAAGAAGTAATTATACGCTTCATTAAAGACTAAGTCAACAACTTTTTATAATTAATTTCAACATCGATTTTGAAAGTTCGTTAAGTTGTTTCGCTCAACAAATAAATACTATACAGGTTTCGAGATGTTTTAACAACAGTAAAATTTACACTAAATTAACATGACACTTCTGATCCCAAACCAAAAACCGAACTTTTTTACCTAAAAACGAATTAAAAGCCATTATATCATTAAATATCAACTTATATCACATTAAAAAACTTACACTATAGAGCAATTCACAAACTTTGAATGCTTTATTAATTTCTCTAATCTTTATAGGATTTTCGACTTATTCTTACTAATCCCTTCAACATTTTCAAACATACCCCTGTTCTTTAATGAAACCATAACTTTTAATTTTAAAAAAAGACAACACCAACTTGGCATTGTCTTTACGAACATATTTACATTTCAGTTCTTCCTGCAATCGCTTTAGAAAGTGTCACCTCATCTGCGTATTCTAAATCACCGCCGACTGATAACCCTTGTGCTAAGCGTGTGACTTTTATTCCAATAGGTTTAACTAATCTTGAAATATACATAGCAGTAGACTCCCCTTCTAAATTGGGATTCATTGCTAAGATAAGCTCTTTGACTTCATCGTTTTTTAAACGTTCTACTAATGAGGGTATATTAATATCTTCTGGCCCAATCCCATCCATAGGTGAAATTGAACCATGAAGTACGTGATATAATCCTTTATACTCGCGCAT
Proteins encoded in this region:
- the recR gene encoding recombination mediator RecR → MHYPEPISKLIDSFMKLPGIGPKTAQRLAFHTLDMKEDDVVQFAKALVDVKRELTYCSVCGHITENNPCYICEDKQRDWSVICVVEDDKDVIAMEKMREYKGLYHVLHGSISPMDGIGPEDINIPSLVERLKNDEVKELILAMNPNLEGESTAMYISRLVKPIGIKVTRLAQGLSVGGDLEYADEVTLSKAIAGRTEM